CTTCGACGGATGGCGATCCGCGGTCTGGAGCGTGACGAAGCGCTGCGTCAGGCCGTGATGGGCGAGTACGTGCGCCAGGCCGCGATCGGACTTGCCGGTCGCGACGCCGAGCAGCCAGCCGTCCGCGGCGAGCCGGGCGATCACCTCGGCGATTCCGTCGAAGAGCGGCTCTTCCGCCATGTCGCCGCTGGTGCGCAGGTCGAAGAACGCCTGCTTGTAATCGGCGGCCATGCGGCTGTGCGTCGCGTCGTCCTCTTCCGGCAACAGGGCGTGCAGCGCCTCGACGAGGCTGAGACCGACGATGCGGCGGATCGCGGCGCGTGGCGGCGGGGGGCGGTTGGCGATCGCGAACGCCGCCTCCATCGCCTGGCAGATGTTGGCCTGGCTGTCGACGAGCGTGCCGTCGCAGTCGAACACGGCGAGCCGCGGCACCGCGATCAGTCCCGGCTGCCGCGGCGGCGGCGTTCGCCGCGATGTTCCTTGCGCATCGACTTGGCGTGCGCCCTGGCGCGCTGTTTTAGAACGGCCTTGGGCGGTGGGCCCTTCTTCGGTTCCTCCAGCGGCATGGCATCGCCCTGCGCCGTCTCGAAGCCGAGGCTGGCGAGGCTTTCGGCGAAGTGCGTCGGCAGATCGGCGACCTGGTCGAGCGTACCGCCGTCGGGATGGTCGACGCGGATGCGGCGCGCGTGCAGGTGCATCTTGCGGCTGATCCCGCCGGTGAGGAAGGCGGCGGGACCGCCGTACTTGCCGTCGCCGACGATCGGGTGGCCGATCGCCGCCATGTGGACGCGCAGCTGGTGCGTGCGGCCGGTGAAGGGTTGCAGTTCGACCCAGCAGCAGCGGTTGCCCGCGCGCTCGATGACACGGTAGCGCGAGCGCGACGGCTGGCCGTTCTCCTCGTCGACGTGCATCTTTTCGCCGCCGGTGCCGGGCTGTTTGGCGATCGGCAGGTCGACCATGCCGTCGTCGATCGAGGGGACGCCGACGACGAGCGCCCAATAGACCTTGCGCGCGGTGCGGCCCGAAAATGCCTTGGCAAAGAAGGCGGCGGCCCGGCTAGTGCGGGCGATCAGCAGCGCGCCGCTGGTGTCCTTGTCGAGGCGGTGGACCAGCTTCGGCCGGCTTTCGCCGTCGAACTGGAGCGCGTCGAGCAGGCCGTCGACATGCTCGACCGTCTTGGTGCCGCCCTGCGTGGCGAGGCCGGGCGGCTTGTTGAGGACGAGCGCCTGCGCATCCTTATGAATGACCATCTCGCGGGCGAAGGCGACCTGATCCTCGGTCAGCGGCGTACGGTCGCGCTGCGGGCGCGGCGTCGTGGCCGCGGGGGCTGCCTCCGCCGGGGGGACGCGCAGCACCTGGCCGGCAGCGATGCGGTCGCCCGGCGTGGCGCGCGCGCCGTCGACGCGCAACTGACCGGTGCGCGCCCATTTCGCGACGACGGTGAAGCTGGTGTCGGGCAGATGCCGCTTGAACCAGCGATCGAGGCGGATGCCGTCGTCGTCGAGGTCGACGGTGAACTGGCGGACGGCGTCGGTCATGCCACCCCCCGCGCCAGCGCGAGGCCGCCGGCGAGCGCGAGGATCGAGCCGATCACCGAGACGAGAACGTAGAAGAGCGCGAGCGGCAGCGCGCCGCGTTCGATCATCGTCACCGTATCGAGCGAGAAGGACGAAAAGGTGGTAAAACCGCCGAGCACGCCGACGCCGAGCAGCAGGCGCCAACTCTCCCCGCCGGTGCCGAAGCGCGCCAGATTGCCGACGAGCAGCCCCATCAGCAGGCCGCCGATCAGGTTCACCGAGAGCGTGCCATAGGGAAAGGCGGGGCCGAACACAGCGAGCGTGGCACGGCCCATGAGGTGCCGCGCGCCGCTGCCCAGCGCGCCGCCGAACATGACGAGAAGGAGAGGCATGCCCCGCCCCCTACCGGAATTGGCGCGCAAAGGGAAATGCCCGGCGCGAGCATCCCTCGCTCAGCGCGTCACCAGGTCGACGTCGGTCCCGCCGCCGGGGCGGGGGCTGGCGTAGAGGACGAAGGCGGCGTCGCCGTGCGTGCCGCCGAGCACGTGGCGGTTCCCATCCGCCTGATGTTCCGCGGCATAGCCGGCGCGGGTGACGCGGGCGTTATACCAGTCGAGGATGCGGCCGAGCGGGGCGGCGCTAGCGAAGCTGACGACGCGCAGGCCGCAGGCATCGTTGCCGGCCGCCTCGACGACGCGGGCGTCGGGGTAGAGCGGTACGGCGGCGGGCAGGCGGTTGGCCCAGGTGGCGGAATAGCTGACGTTGCGCGCGCAGTCGGCGGTCATCGGCGACTGGCGGCGGGCGAGTTCGCCGAGCGTCAGCGCGCCGTTCGCCTTGCGGCATTCGGGGCAGTCGGCCTTTGCCGGCGGCGTCGCCTTCAGGTCGGCGCTGCGTACGCCGTCGGGGCGGGCGCCGGCGTCGTCGGGGGGCACCGATCCCGCATCCGGGCGGCTGGGCGGACGGACGACGTTGGTGTTGGCCGATTGCGTCATCGCCGGATCGACCATGATCTGGTCGCGCAGCGCCGCGGTGAGCGCCGGGTCGTGCTGGTTGACGGGCTTTGCCCCTTCGGTCAGTTCGCGGTCGAGGCTGTCCAGATCCTGCTGCGTCGCGGCGGGCTTGGCGCAGGCGGCGAGCGGCAGGGCAAGGAGGAGCAAGGCGAGAGTCGGGGACACGGCGGGGATCGTGGCGCGCGCGCCGCTAAGGAACAAGCGACAAGCGTGGTTAATGGTGATCGCCGCCTTTACCGTGCCGGGGCGGGACATGGGATGGATCGGATCGGCACGGGGCCCTTGCACTGGCGGGGAACGGGGCCATGTGATGGCCATGCTGAACATCATTTCCGTGCTGATCGGTGTCGTCACGCTGGTGCTGGGGCTGGTCGCGTTCGTGCCGTTGCTGGGCTGGCTCAACTGGCTGGTGATCCCGATCGGGGTCGTCGGCGCGGCGGTTGGCGCGTTGTCGTCGAGCAACGGCGGGCGCAACCTCAACCTGATCCTGATCGTCATCTTCGCGGTCCGGCTGAGCCTAGGCGGCGGAATCATCTGAGTCGCGGTGCCGGCCCGCTCCCCCTCCCGGCCACCCATCGAGGATACCTTGTGGTGGCCGGGAGGGGGAGCGGGCCGGCACCGTCACGAAATTCGCCCTGGCGAATTTCCGGACATACGCACGGCGGAGGGGCCCGGCGGTCGCGCGCCGAGCCCCCATCTTAGCCGAAGCCTGTCCGCTTAGCGGCAGACGACCTGGCCGCGGTCGACCGACTGGCCGAGCAGCGCGCCGCCGGCGCCGCCGATCACCGTACCGAGCAGGCGCGAGCCGCCGCCGGCGATGACATTGCCGAGCGCACCGCCGGCGAGGCCACCGATGATGAGGCCCGTCGTGCCATCCGAACGGCGGCAATAATAGCGGCCGTCGTTACCGCGGTAGATGCGGTCGTTGCGGGTCAGCCGGCGCGGCTGGTAATAGCGGCCGTCGCGGTAGTAACGGTCGGCATAATAGGCGCGCTGGCCCGGCGGCAGGCGATTGTAGTCGTAGCTGCGCCAGGTGCGATAATCGTCGCGGCGATAATCATCACGGCGATCCTGGCGGATGTCGCGCAGGTCCTCGCGGCGATCCTTGCGGGCATCGCGGACCTGGTCGCGGTAATCGCGCTGCGCATCGCGGATGTCGCGGGGCGAATCGGCGTTGCGCACGTCGCGGCGATAGTCGCGCTGCGCGTCGCGGACTTCCTTGCGATATTCACGGTTCGCCTGCCACGGCGTGTCCTGCGCCGCGACGGGGATGGCGCCGATCGTGGTCGCGGCGAGCGCCGCGGTGAGAAAAGCGGTACGCATCAAACTCTCCTTCTCAATGCATGCCAGGAAAACGGATCGCGCGGATGACGGTTGCGTGAACCGAAAACTACGTCCGGTTCATGAATGAGACAGCAGCGCTGCCTTTCTCCGCCGCTCCCGGCCCGCCTGTCTCACCGCCGCCGCCCTCAGCCGAAGGTGGTTTCCAGCGTGATGTCCGCGTTCAGCACCTTCGACACCGGGCAGCCGGCCTTCGCCTCGTTGGCGATGCGTTCGAACTCGGACTGGTCGATGCCGTCGACATGACCCTTGAGCGTCAGCGCCGATTTGCTGATCTTGAACCCGTCGCCGTCCTTGTCGAGCGTGACCCGGGCGCTGGTTTCGAGCGTGCCCTGCGTATGCCCCGCCTGCGCCAGCGCGAAGGACAGCGCCATCGTGAAGCAGCTGGCGTGCGCCGCGGCGATCAGTTCTTCGGGGTTGGTGCCCGCGCCGTCCTCGAACCGCGTGTTGAAGCCATATTGCGTGTCGCTGAGCACGCCCGACTGAGTCGAAACGTGACCCTTGCCGTCCTTGCCGAGCCCGTCGTAGCGGGCCGAACCCGAGCGCGTTACCATCGTCCTTGCTCCTTCGTCACATGAGACCGGGGCGCCGCGATTGCTCGCGACACCCCGGCCCAACGCGTGAACGCGCATTTGGCGGCAGCCGGAAAACGACGCTTGTCCCAGCGCGCGCTCCGGCCGTCGCGGC
This portion of the Sphingomonas sp. FARSPH genome encodes:
- a CDS encoding HAD-IA family hydrolase, producing the protein MPRLAVFDCDGTLVDSQANICQAMEAAFAIANRPPPPRAAIRRIVGLSLVEALHALLPEEDDATHSRMAADYKQAFFDLRTSGDMAEEPLFDGIAEVIARLAADGWLLGVATGKSDRGLAHVLAHHGLTQRFVTLQTADRHPSKPDPAMLLAAMAEAGAAPHETAMIGDTSFDMAMARAAGARAVGVAWGYHDRDDLARGGADVVAETVDALPGLLA
- a CDS encoding RluA family pseudouridine synthase, translating into MTDAVRQFTVDLDDDGIRLDRWFKRHLPDTSFTVVAKWARTGQLRVDGARATPGDRIAAGQVLRVPPAEAAPAATTPRPQRDRTPLTEDQVAFAREMVIHKDAQALVLNKPPGLATQGGTKTVEHVDGLLDALQFDGESRPKLVHRLDKDTSGALLIARTSRAAAFFAKAFSGRTARKVYWALVVGVPSIDDGMVDLPIAKQPGTGGEKMHVDEENGQPSRSRYRVIERAGNRCCWVELQPFTGRTHQLRVHMAAIGHPIVGDGKYGGPAAFLTGGISRKMHLHARRIRVDHPDGGTLDQVADLPTHFAESLASLGFETAQGDAMPLEEPKKGPPPKAVLKQRARAHAKSMRKEHRGERRRRGSRD
- the crcB gene encoding fluoride efflux transporter CrcB, producing MPLLLVMFGGALGSGARHLMGRATLAVFGPAFPYGTLSVNLIGGLLMGLLVGNLARFGTGGESWRLLLGVGVLGGFTTFSSFSLDTVTMIERGALPLALFYVLVSVIGSILALAGGLALARGVA
- a CDS encoding glycine zipper 2TM domain-containing protein, giving the protein MRTAFLTAALAATTIGAIPVAAQDTPWQANREYRKEVRDAQRDYRRDVRNADSPRDIRDAQRDYRDQVRDARKDRREDLRDIRQDRRDDYRRDDYRTWRSYDYNRLPPGQRAYYADRYYRDGRYYQPRRLTRNDRIYRGNDGRYYCRRSDGTTGLIIGGLAGGALGNVIAGGGSRLLGTVIGGAGGALLGQSVDRGQVVCR
- a CDS encoding OsmC family protein — translated: MVTRSGSARYDGLGKDGKGHVSTQSGVLSDTQYGFNTRFEDGAGTNPEELIAAAHASCFTMALSFALAQAGHTQGTLETSARVTLDKDGDGFKISKSALTLKGHVDGIDQSEFERIANEAKAGCPVSKVLNADITLETTFG